A window of Streptomyces sp. Je 1-332 genomic DNA:
CCTCACGGCGTCCCGTTTCGCGTACGACGCCCTGCGCATCGGGGGCGCTCTGTACCTGGCGTGGCTGGGGGGGACGGCACTGTGGCGCTCCCGCCACCGGGTACGGGAGCCGGCCCCGGATCGGGAGGAAAAGGCGCGGGCCGATTCGGCCGCTCCCCGGGACCGCTGGGCGGCCTTCCGCGCCGGGCTCGCCACGAACCTGCTCAACCCCAAGGCCGGGCTCTTCTACATCAGCCTGCTCCCGCAGTTCATCCCGGAGGGCGCCCCCGTGTTCAGCGCGACGCTGCTGCTCACGGCGGTCGACCTGGTCGAACTCGCGCTCTGGTACTGGATCGTCACCTACGCGGCATCAGCGCTGGGCGAGCGCATCCGCCGTCCGTCGTTCCGGCGCCGTCTCGAGCAGTTCAGCGGGGTGGCGTTCCTCGGCTTCGCCGCGAACCTGGCGCTGCACGACCGGGCCTGATGCGGGACCCTGGAAGGGAGGAAGTGAGTGCCATGAGAGTCATGCTCAGAGCGCGTCTTGACACACAGGTCTCGAACGAGGCGATCAAGAACGGCACACTGCCGAAGATCGTGCAGTCGGTGACGGAACAGCTCAAGCCGGAGGCGGCGTACTTCGGCCCCTGCGACGGAGGCCGGACGGCCACCTTCGTCTTCGACATGCAGGACAGTTCGGAGATCCCGGCCATCACCGAGCCGTTCTTCCTGGAGCTCGGCGCGGAGATCGAGGTCTACCCGGTGATGAACGCGGAGGACCTGCGCAAGGGCCTTGCGGCGTTGCAGGGCTGACAGCGGGTGCACGGCTGACAGCGGGCGCACGGCTGACAGCGGGCGCACGGCTGACAGAGGGTGCACGGCCGACAAGGGGGCCTTCTTCGTCTCCTAGTAACGGGCCGGGTCGGTGACCTGCGGGGATCTTCCCTGCAGGTCACCGACCCGGCCTTTTGTCCGGATGGTGGGCGCAGGGTCGGTCCGTCTGACTTGGTCGCTTAGCCCATGACTTAACAGTTAGGCACCTGCTAACATCTCTTGGCATGTGCTGGATGTTGACATGAGGGATCCCACGCCGACAGGCGACGAGCTGGTGCAGGTGATGGCCACTCTGTCCAATCCGCACCGGCTGCGCGTCGTCGCGGCCCTCTCTGCGGGTGGGCGTAAGTATGTGAGCCTTCTGGCGCGCGAGCTGGACATCAGCAGGGCGCTGCTGCAGGTGCACCTGAAGAAGCTGGAGGC
This region includes:
- a CDS encoding LysE family translocator, with the translated sequence MLTAVLAFAGVAAIINITPGLDTLLVLRTSMAHGRDGGLAAALGILTGCLAWGVATAIGLTAVLTASRFAYDALRIGGALYLAWLGGTALWRSRHRVREPAPDREEKARADSAAPRDRWAAFRAGLATNLLNPKAGLFYISLLPQFIPEGAPVFSATLLLTAVDLVELALWYWIVTYAASALGERIRRPSFRRRLEQFSGVAFLGFAANLALHDRA
- a CDS encoding DUF3303 family protein; this translates as MRVMLRARLDTQVSNEAIKNGTLPKIVQSVTEQLKPEAAYFGPCDGGRTATFVFDMQDSSEIPAITEPFFLELGAEIEVYPVMNAEDLRKGLAALQG
- a CDS encoding helix-turn-helix domain-containing protein is translated as MRDPTPTGDELVQVMATLSNPHRLRVVAALSAGGRKYVSLLARELDISRALLQVHLKKLEAAGLVSSQLELSEDGKAMKFYEVSPFSVHLTPECVESAVETLTMEKGPSR